The following are from one region of the Klebsiella aerogenes genome:
- a CDS encoding YchE family NAAT transporter, whose product MILPLFDFSVYFKFFIGLFALVNPVGIIPVFISMTSYQTAAVRNKTNMTANMSVAIILLTSLFLGDGILQIFGISIDSFRIAGGILVVTIAMSMISGKLGEDKQNKQEKSETAIRESIGVVPLALPLMAGPGAISSTIVWGTRYHSIAHFIGFSIAIALFATCCWGIFRMAPWLVRLLGQTGINVITRIMGLLLMALGIEFIVTGIKALFPGLVG is encoded by the coding sequence GTGATCCTACCGTTGTTTGATTTCTCTGTTTATTTTAAATTTTTTATCGGCTTGTTCGCACTGGTCAACCCGGTTGGCATTATCCCGGTGTTCATTAGCATGACCAGTTATCAAACGGCAGCGGTACGCAATAAGACTAATATGACGGCCAATATGTCGGTGGCTATCATCTTGCTGACCTCGCTGTTTCTCGGTGACGGTATCTTGCAGATCTTCGGTATCTCCATCGATTCTTTCCGCATTGCCGGTGGGATTCTGGTGGTGACCATCGCCATGTCGATGATTAGCGGCAAGCTTGGCGAAGATAAACAGAACAAGCAGGAGAAGTCGGAAACAGCGATTCGCGAAAGCATCGGCGTAGTGCCGTTAGCCTTACCCTTAATGGCGGGGCCCGGGGCGATCAGTTCAACCATCGTCTGGGGCACGCGTTATCATTCCATTGCTCATTTCATTGGTTTTTCGATCGCTATCGCGCTGTTTGCCACCTGCTGCTGGGGAATTTTCCGTATGGCACCCTGGTTAGTGAGATTACTGGGGCAGACCGGGATCAACGTGATAACTCGTATTATGGGTCTGTTGCTCATGGCGTTAGGGATAGAATTTATCGTCACCGGTATTAAGGCATTGTTCCCGGGCCTGGTGGGGTAA
- the oppA gene encoding oligopeptide ABC transporter substrate-binding protein OppA, with protein MTIITKKSLVAAGILSALITANVAMAADVPAGVQLADKQTLVRNNGAEVQSLDPHKIEGVPESNINRDLFEGLVIGDINGHPIPGVAESWDNKDFKVWTFHIRKDAKWSDGSPVTAQDFVYSWQRLADPKTASPYASYLQYGHVANVDDIIAGKKPATDLGVKAIDDNTFEVTLSEPVPYFYKLLVHPSVSPVPKAAIEKYGEKWTQPANIVTNGAYKLKDWVVNERIVLERNTHYWDNAKTVINQVTYLPISSEVTDVNRYRSGEIDMTYNNMPIELFQKLKKEIPKEVHVDPYLCTYYYEINNQKAPFTDVRVRTALKLALDRDIIVNKVKNQGDLPAYSYTPPYTDGMKLVEPEWFKWSQDKRNEEAKKLLAEAGYTADKPLTFNLLYNTSDLHKKLAIAVASIWKKNLGANVKLENQEWKTFLDSRHQGTFDVARAGWCADYNEPTSFLNTMLSDSSNNTAHYKSPAFDKIIGDTLQVTDEAKRADLYAQSEQQLDKDSAIVPVYYYVNARLVKPWVGGYTGKDPLDNIYVKNLYIIKH; from the coding sequence ATGACCATCATCACTAAAAAAAGTCTGGTAGCCGCGGGAATTTTATCTGCGCTAATCACCGCGAATGTTGCCATGGCAGCGGATGTCCCTGCAGGGGTGCAGCTAGCGGATAAACAAACGCTGGTGCGTAATAACGGGGCAGAGGTGCAATCTCTGGATCCGCATAAAATCGAAGGCGTTCCGGAGTCCAACATTAACCGCGATCTGTTTGAAGGGTTAGTGATTGGCGATATTAACGGCCATCCTATTCCGGGTGTTGCCGAATCGTGGGATAACAAAGATTTTAAAGTATGGACCTTCCATATTCGTAAAGATGCCAAATGGTCCGATGGTTCACCCGTTACCGCGCAAGATTTCGTTTACAGCTGGCAGCGGCTGGCGGATCCGAAAACCGCATCCCCTTACGCCAGCTATCTACAGTACGGCCATGTTGCTAACGTCGATGACATTATCGCCGGGAAAAAACCAGCAACTGACCTCGGCGTCAAAGCTATCGACGACAACACCTTTGAAGTCACGCTGAGCGAACCGGTTCCTTATTTCTATAAACTCCTTGTCCACCCATCCGTTTCTCCAGTCCCTAAAGCCGCTATCGAAAAATATGGTGAGAAATGGACTCAGCCAGCGAATATTGTCACCAACGGCGCTTATAAGCTGAAAGACTGGGTGGTTAACGAACGTATTGTGCTGGAGCGTAATACCCATTACTGGGATAACGCTAAAACTGTGATTAACCAGGTCACTTACCTGCCAATTTCTTCTGAAGTTACTGATGTGAACCGCTACCGCAGCGGTGAAATCGACATGACTTATAACAACATGCCGATTGAACTGTTCCAGAAGCTGAAAAAAGAGATCCCGAAAGAAGTTCACGTCGATCCATATCTGTGTACTTATTATTACGAAATCAATAACCAGAAGGCGCCATTTACTGACGTACGCGTTCGTACAGCGCTTAAGCTGGCGCTGGATCGCGATATTATCGTTAATAAAGTGAAAAATCAGGGCGATCTGCCAGCTTATAGCTATACCCCGCCTTACACTGACGGCATGAAGTTAGTTGAGCCGGAGTGGTTCAAGTGGTCGCAGGATAAACGCAATGAAGAAGCGAAAAAACTGCTGGCGGAAGCGGGCTATACCGCTGACAAGCCGCTGACCTTTAACCTGCTGTACAACACCTCCGATCTGCATAAAAAGCTGGCTATCGCCGTTGCGTCAATCTGGAAGAAAAACCTCGGCGCTAACGTTAAGCTGGAAAACCAGGAGTGGAAAACCTTCCTCGACAGCCGTCATCAGGGCACCTTTGATGTCGCGCGCGCCGGTTGGTGTGCTGACTACAATGAACCAACTTCGTTCCTGAACACCATGCTCAGCGATAGCTCTAACAACACCGCGCACTATAAGAGCCCGGCGTTCGACAAAATCATCGGCGATACCCTGCAGGTGACCGACGAAGCGAAACGTGCCGACCTGTACGCACAGTCTGAGCAGCAGTTGGATAAAGACTCGGCGATCGTTCCCGTCTACTACTACGTTAACGCGCGCCTGGTTAAACCGTGGGTGGGCGGCTATACCGGCAAAGACCCGTTGGATAATATTTACGTGAAAAATCTGTATATTATCAAACATTAA
- the oppB gene encoding oligopeptide ABC transporter permease OppB, whose amino-acid sequence MLKFILRRCLEAIPTLFILITISFFMMRLAPGSPFTGERTLPPEVMANIEAKYHLNDPIMTQYFNYLKQLAHGDFGPSFKYKDYSVNDLVASSFPVSAKLGLAAFLLAVILGVSAGVIAALKQNTKWDYAVMGVAMTGVVIPSFVVAPLLVMIFAITLHWLPGGGWNGGALKFMILPMVALSLAYIASIARITRGSMIEVLHSNFIRTARAKGLPMRRIIFRHALKPALLPVLSYMGPAFVGIITGSMVIETIYGLPGIGQLFVNGALNRDYSLVLSLTILVGALTILFNAIVDVLYAVIDPKIRY is encoded by the coding sequence ATGTTAAAATTCATATTACGTCGCTGTCTGGAAGCGATTCCGACGCTATTCATTCTTATTACTATCTCTTTCTTCATGATGCGCCTCGCGCCGGGTAGCCCTTTTACCGGTGAACGCACGCTGCCGCCGGAAGTGATGGCGAACATTGAAGCGAAATACCATTTAAACGACCCCATCATGACCCAGTACTTCAATTATCTGAAGCAGCTGGCGCACGGTGATTTCGGTCCCTCCTTTAAATATAAAGACTACTCGGTGAATGATCTGGTTGCTTCAAGCTTCCCGGTTTCCGCCAAATTAGGTCTTGCGGCCTTCTTATTAGCCGTGATTCTTGGCGTCAGCGCCGGGGTTATTGCGGCGTTAAAACAGAATACCAAATGGGATTACGCGGTTATGGGGGTGGCAATGACCGGCGTCGTCATACCCAGCTTCGTGGTTGCGCCGCTGTTGGTGATGATTTTCGCCATCACGCTGCACTGGCTGCCGGGCGGCGGTTGGAACGGCGGGGCGCTGAAGTTCATGATCTTACCGATGGTGGCGTTATCGCTGGCGTATATCGCCAGTATCGCCCGTATTACCCGCGGATCGATGATTGAAGTTCTGCACTCGAACTTCATCCGTACCGCGCGGGCAAAAGGTCTGCCGATGCGCAGAATTATTTTCCGCCATGCGCTGAAGCCTGCGTTGTTGCCGGTGCTTTCTTATATGGGACCGGCATTTGTCGGCATTATTACCGGCTCAATGGTTATCGAAACGATCTATGGCTTGCCGGGGATCGGCCAGCTGTTCGTCAACGGGGCGCTTAACCGCGACTACTCGCTGGTGCTCAGCCTGACGATACTGGTCGGTGCGCTGACCATTCTGTTTAACGCGATCGTCGACGTGCTGTATGCCGTTATCGATCCGAAAATTCGCTACTGA
- the oppC gene encoding oligopeptide ABC transporter permease OppC, with protein MMLSKKNSEALENFSEKLEVEGRSLWQDARRRFMHNRAAVASLIVLVIIALFVTLAPMLSQFSYFDTDWGMMSNAPDMESGHYFGTDSSGRDLLVRVAIGGRISLMVGVAAALVAVVLGTLYGSLSGYLGGKVDSVMMRLLEILNSFPFMFFVILLVTFFGQNILLIFVAIGMVSWLDMARIVRGQTLSLKRKEFIEAAQVGGVSTLNIVVRHIVPNVLGVVVVYASLLVPSMILFESFLSFLGLGTQEPLSSWGALLSDGANSMEVSPWLLLFPAGFLVVTLFCFNFIGDGLRDALDPKDR; from the coding sequence ATGATGTTAAGTAAGAAAAACAGCGAGGCGCTGGAGAACTTCAGTGAGAAGCTGGAAGTTGAAGGCCGTAGCCTGTGGCAGGATGCGCGCCGTCGCTTTATGCACAACCGCGCGGCGGTGGCCAGCCTGATTGTGTTGGTGATTATCGCGCTGTTCGTGACGCTTGCCCCGATGCTGTCTCAGTTCTCCTATTTCGATACCGACTGGGGGATGATGTCCAACGCGCCGGATATGGAATCCGGTCACTACTTTGGTACTGACTCATCCGGCCGCGATCTGCTGGTGCGTGTGGCGATTGGCGGGCGTATTTCGCTGATGGTCGGTGTCGCCGCGGCGCTGGTGGCGGTGGTTCTCGGTACGCTCTATGGTTCGCTTTCCGGTTATCTCGGCGGCAAAGTGGACTCGGTAATGATGCGTTTGCTGGAAATCCTCAACTCCTTCCCGTTCATGTTCTTCGTGATCCTGCTGGTGACCTTCTTCGGTCAGAACATCCTGCTGATCTTTGTGGCCATCGGTATGGTGTCATGGCTGGATATGGCGCGTATCGTCCGCGGCCAGACGCTGAGCCTGAAACGTAAAGAGTTTATTGAAGCCGCGCAGGTCGGTGGGGTTTCTACATTGAACATCGTCGTTCGCCATATCGTGCCGAACGTGCTCGGCGTGGTGGTGGTTTACGCCTCGTTGCTGGTACCGAGCATGATTCTGTTCGAATCCTTCCTGAGCTTCCTCGGTCTGGGGACCCAGGAGCCGCTGAGCAGTTGGGGCGCGCTGCTGAGCGATGGCGCCAACTCGATGGAAGTGTCGCCGTGGTTGCTGTTATTCCCGGCCGGTTTCCTGGTGGTAACGCTGTTTTGTTTCAACTTTATTGGCGATGGCCTGCGTGATGCCCTCGACCCGAAAGACCGCTAA
- a CDS encoding ABC transporter ATP-binding protein: MSTIEMTTAPQSAQQSGLLLDVKDLRVTFKTPDGDVTAVNDLNFNLRAGETLGIVGESGSGKSQTAFALMGLLAANGRIGGSATFNGREILNLPERDLNKLRAEQISMIFQDPMTSLNPYMRVGEQLMEVLMLHKGLSKAAAFEESVKMLDAVKMPEARKRMKMFPHEFSGGMRQRVMIAMALLCRPKLLIADEPTTALDVTVQAQIMTLLNELKREFNTAIIMITHDLGVVAGICDKVLVMYAGRTMEYGQARDVFYQPSHPYSIGLLNAVPRLDGEGDSLLTIPGNPPNLLRLPKGCPFQPRCPHAMEICNSAPPLEAFAPGRLRACFKPVGDLL; this comes from the coding sequence ATGAGCACAATTGAAATGACCACTGCGCCACAGAGCGCGCAGCAAAGCGGTCTGCTGCTGGATGTGAAGGATCTCCGGGTAACCTTTAAAACACCGGACGGCGATGTGACTGCGGTGAACGATCTGAACTTTAACCTGCGCGCCGGGGAAACCTTAGGCATCGTCGGCGAGTCAGGTTCGGGTAAGTCGCAGACCGCGTTCGCGTTAATGGGGCTACTGGCGGCAAATGGCCGCATTGGCGGTTCTGCCACCTTTAACGGACGCGAAATTCTTAACTTGCCAGAGCGTGATCTGAATAAGCTGCGTGCCGAACAGATTTCGATGATTTTCCAGGACCCGATGACCTCGTTGAATCCGTATATGCGGGTAGGCGAGCAGTTAATGGAAGTCCTGATGCTGCATAAAGGTTTAAGCAAGGCTGCCGCCTTTGAAGAGTCGGTGAAGATGCTCGACGCGGTGAAAATGCCGGAAGCGCGCAAGCGCATGAAGATGTTCCCGCACGAGTTTTCCGGCGGTATGCGTCAGCGCGTGATGATCGCCATGGCGTTGCTGTGTCGGCCAAAACTGCTGATTGCCGATGAACCGACCACCGCGCTGGACGTGACCGTGCAGGCGCAGATCATGACCCTGCTTAATGAGCTGAAGCGTGAATTCAACACCGCCATCATTATGATCACCCATGACCTCGGCGTTGTGGCCGGGATCTGCGACAAGGTGCTGGTGATGTACGCCGGTCGCACCATGGAATATGGTCAGGCGCGTGACGTCTTCTATCAGCCGTCGCACCCGTACTCTATTGGCTTGCTTAATGCCGTACCGCGCCTTGATGGCGAAGGTGATTCGCTGCTGACCATCCCGGGTAACCCGCCGAACCTGCTGCGTCTGCCAAAAGGCTGCCCATTCCAGCCGCGTTGCCCGCATGCGATGGAAATTTGTAATAGCGCTCCGCCTCTGGAGGCGTTTGCGCCGGGCCGCCTGCGCGCCTGCTTTAAACCGGTAGGGGATCTGCTATGA
- the oppF gene encoding murein tripeptide/oligopeptide ABC transporter ATP-binding protein OppF has translation MNAVIEQRKVLLEIADLKVHFDIKDGKQWFWQPSKTLKAVDGVTLRLYEGETLGVVGESGCGKSTFARAIIGLVKATDGKVAWLGKDLLGMKPEEWRDVRSDIQMIFQDPLASLNPRMTIGEIIAEPLRTYHPKMPRQEVRDRVKAMMMKVGLLPNLINRYPHEFSGGQCQRIGIARALILEPKLIICDEPVSALDVSIQAQVVNLLQKLQREMGLSLIFIAHDLAVVKHISDRVLVMYLGHAVELGTYDEVYHNPLHPYTKALMSAVPVPDPDREKNKTIQLLEGELPSPINPPSGCVFRTRCPLAGPECAKTRPVLEGSFRHAVSCLKVDPL, from the coding sequence ATGAACGCCGTAATCGAACAAAGAAAAGTGCTGCTTGAAATCGCCGACCTGAAAGTGCATTTCGATATTAAAGATGGCAAACAGTGGTTCTGGCAGCCGTCAAAAACGCTGAAAGCGGTAGATGGCGTAACCCTACGTTTGTACGAAGGCGAAACGCTGGGCGTGGTGGGGGAATCGGGCTGTGGTAAATCGACTTTCGCTCGCGCCATTATCGGCCTGGTGAAGGCGACCGACGGCAAAGTCGCCTGGCTGGGTAAAGATCTGTTGGGTATGAAGCCGGAAGAGTGGCGCGATGTGCGCAGCGATATCCAGATGATCTTCCAGGATCCGCTGGCGTCGCTCAACCCACGTATGACTATCGGCGAGATCATCGCCGAGCCGCTGCGTACCTATCATCCAAAAATGCCGCGTCAGGAAGTTCGCGATCGGGTGAAAGCGATGATGATGAAAGTCGGTCTACTACCTAACTTGATCAACCGTTATCCGCACGAATTCTCCGGCGGCCAGTGCCAGCGTATCGGTATTGCCCGCGCGCTGATCCTTGAACCGAAGCTGATTATCTGCGATGAACCGGTGTCGGCGTTGGACGTTTCCATTCAGGCGCAGGTCGTGAATTTGCTGCAGAAGCTACAGCGGGAAATGGGGCTGTCGCTCATTTTTATCGCCCATGACCTGGCGGTGGTGAAGCATATTTCCGACCGCGTACTGGTGATGTATTTAGGCCATGCGGTGGAACTTGGCACCTATGATGAGGTGTACCATAATCCGCTGCATCCCTATACCAAAGCGCTGATGTCGGCGGTGCCGGTGCCGGACCCGGATCGGGAGAAAAATAAAACTATCCAGTTGCTGGAAGGGGAATTACCTTCGCCGATTAACCCGCCGTCGGGCTGCGTGTTCCGCACCCGATGCCCGCTCGCCGGGCCCGAATGCGCGAAAACGCGGCCGGTGCTCGAAGGCAGTTTCCGCCACGCGGTTTCCTGCCTGAAGGTAGACCCGTTATAA
- a CDS encoding ion transporter — translation MSALFYCEVNVAVTISAARLRLYHLLFDQTRRSGRRFEGLCGLFALLSVVIIFVESGLGSQYHLTLDEWHVFIWLELFVTAVFTAEYILRIISWPNPLRYIFSFWGFIDLATILPLYVMWLWPEISLDYVFAWRAMRAIRALRILKLLRFMPSLNIFWVAIVSARHQLILFYSFIAIVMVIFGSLMYLIEGPQYGFTTLNASVYWAIVTITTVGYGDITPHTPLGRILASVLILIGYSIIAIPTGLITTHMTTALQNRRARRSCPNCKHNEHDKNARFCHACGAELPL, via the coding sequence ATGTCAGCCCTTTTTTATTGTGAGGTTAACGTGGCTGTTACTATTTCCGCCGCCCGTTTGCGGCTATACCATTTACTTTTTGATCAAACCCGGCGATCCGGTCGTCGTTTTGAAGGGCTTTGCGGTCTATTCGCGCTGCTGAGCGTGGTGATCATTTTTGTTGAGTCCGGACTCGGCTCGCAGTATCACCTGACCCTCGACGAATGGCATGTTTTTATCTGGCTGGAGTTATTTGTCACGGCGGTATTCACTGCGGAATATATTCTGCGCATCATCAGCTGGCCGAATCCGCTGCGTTATATCTTCAGTTTTTGGGGCTTTATCGACCTCGCGACTATTCTGCCGCTGTATGTGATGTGGCTGTGGCCGGAAATCAGTCTTGATTACGTTTTCGCCTGGCGGGCGATGCGGGCCATTCGCGCGCTGCGTATTCTCAAACTGCTGCGCTTTATGCCGTCGCTGAATATTTTCTGGGTAGCGATTGTCAGCGCCCGTCATCAGCTTATCCTGTTTTACTCGTTTATTGCCATTGTGATGGTTATCTTTGGCTCGTTGATGTATTTAATTGAGGGGCCACAGTATGGGTTTACCACCCTGAATGCTTCGGTCTATTGGGCAATCGTCACCATTACCACGGTAGGGTATGGCGATATTACGCCGCATACACCCTTGGGGAGGATCCTCGCCTCGGTGCTGATCTTAATCGGTTATTCCATCATTGCCATTCCGACCGGGCTGATTACCACCCATATGACCACGGCGTTGCAAAACCGCCGCGCCCGTCGTAGTTGTCCGAACTGTAAGCATAATGAGCATGATAAAAATGCCCGTTTCTGTCACGCCTGCGGCGCGGAATTACCGCTATAG
- a CDS encoding HI1450 family dsDNA-mimic protein: protein MDMDLNNRLTEDETLEQAYDIFLELAADNLDPADIILFNLQFEERGGAELFDPAEDWQEHVDYDLNPDFFAEVVIGLAETDGGELNDIFARVLLCREKDHKLCHILWRE, encoded by the coding sequence ATGGATATGGATTTAAACAATCGCCTGACCGAAGACGAAACGCTCGAACAGGCTTACGATATCTTTCTTGAGCTGGCGGCGGATAACCTCGACCCGGCGGATATCATCCTTTTCAACCTGCAGTTTGAAGAGCGCGGCGGCGCCGAACTGTTTGATCCGGCGGAAGACTGGCAAGAGCATGTCGATTACGACCTCAATCCAGACTTCTTCGCGGAAGTTGTCATTGGTCTCGCCGAGACCGACGGCGGCGAGCTTAACGATATTTTCGCCCGCGTTCTGCTGTGTCGCGAAAAAGATCACAAACTATGCCACATTCTGTGGCGCGAATAA
- the cls gene encoding cardiolipin synthase: protein MTTFYTVVNWLVILGYWLLIAGVTLRILMKRRAVPSAMAWLLIIYILPLVGIIAYLSFGELHLGKRRAERARAMWPSTAKWLTDLKSCKHIFAQENSPVAESLFKLCERRQGIAGVKGNQLQLLTESDDVMQALIRDIQLSRHNIEMVFYIWQPGGMADQVAESLMAAARRGVHCRLMLDSAGSVAFFRSPWAAMMRNAGIEVVEALKVNLMRVFLRRMDLRQHRKMVMIDNYIAYTGSMNMVDPRYFKQDSGVGQWVDLMARMEGPVATAMGIVYSCDWEIETGKRILPPPPDVNIMPFEEANGHTIHTIASGPGFPEDLIHQALLTAAYAAKEHLIMTTPYFVPSDDLLHAICTAAQRGVEVSIIMPRKNDSVLVGWASRAFFNELLAAGVKIYQFEGGLLHTKSVLVDGELSLVGTVNLDMRSLWLNFEITLAIDDVGFGGDLAAVQDDYISRSRLLDPKLWAKRPLWQRIAERLFYFFSPLL, encoded by the coding sequence ATGACAACCTTTTACACGGTCGTAAACTGGCTGGTCATTCTTGGGTACTGGCTGCTGATTGCCGGTGTCACATTACGTATTCTAATGAAACGCCGTGCGGTTCCTTCCGCCATGGCATGGTTATTGATTATTTACATCCTGCCGCTGGTGGGGATCATCGCTTATCTTTCTTTCGGCGAGCTGCATCTTGGCAAGCGTCGTGCCGAACGCGCTCGCGCCATGTGGCCCTCAACCGCCAAATGGCTAACGGACCTTAAAAGCTGTAAGCACATCTTCGCGCAAGAAAATAGCCCGGTTGCTGAGTCGCTGTTCAAGCTGTGTGAACGTCGTCAGGGTATTGCTGGTGTGAAAGGCAACCAGCTACAACTGCTGACCGAATCCGATGACGTCATGCAGGCGTTGATTCGCGATATCCAGCTGTCGCGGCACAATATCGAGATGGTGTTCTACATTTGGCAACCCGGCGGTATGGCCGATCAGGTTGCAGAATCGCTGATGGCCGCCGCACGCCGCGGCGTGCATTGCCGACTGATGCTCGACTCCGCCGGCAGCGTCGCCTTTTTCCGCAGCCCATGGGCAGCAATGATGCGCAATGCGGGTATTGAGGTCGTCGAAGCGCTCAAAGTGAATCTGATGCGTGTCTTCTTACGTCGCATGGATCTGCGCCAGCATCGCAAGATGGTGATGATCGACAACTATATTGCCTACACTGGCAGTATGAACATGGTCGACCCGCGCTATTTTAAACAGGATTCAGGGGTGGGTCAGTGGGTGGATCTGATGGCGAGAATGGAAGGCCCGGTCGCCACGGCGATGGGTATCGTCTACTCCTGTGACTGGGAAATTGAGACGGGTAAACGCATTTTACCACCGCCGCCGGACGTCAATATCATGCCGTTTGAAGAGGCCAATGGTCACACCATCCATACCATTGCCTCCGGCCCCGGCTTCCCGGAAGATTTGATTCATCAGGCGCTGTTGACCGCCGCCTATGCGGCGAAAGAGCACCTGATTATGACCACCCCCTACTTCGTCCCCAGCGATGACCTGCTGCATGCCATCTGCACCGCAGCGCAGCGCGGCGTCGAGGTGAGCATTATCATGCCACGCAAGAACGACTCCGTACTGGTCGGCTGGGCCAGCCGCGCCTTCTTTAACGAACTGCTGGCAGCCGGGGTGAAAATCTATCAGTTCGAAGGTGGACTGCTGCATACCAAAAGCGTGCTGGTCGATGGCGAGCTGAGTCTGGTGGGTACTGTTAACCTCGATATGCGCAGCCTGTGGCTCAATTTCGAGATTACCCTGGCGATTGACGACGTTGGTTTCGGCGGCGATCTGGCGGCGGTCCAGGATGATTACATCTCCCGTTCGCGCCTGCTGGATCCAAAACTGTGGGCTAAACGTCCGCTGTGGCAACGAATCGCTGAGCGACTGTTTTACTTCTTCAGTCCGTTGCTGTAA
- a CDS encoding YciY family protein: MKRSRTEVGRWRMLRQVSRRKSRWLEAQSRRNMRILAIRKSLVKRQRHALLFTFSEL, translated from the coding sequence ATGAAGCGTAGTAGAACAGAAGTAGGGCGCTGGCGCATGCTTAGACAAGTAAGTCGCCGTAAATCGCGCTGGCTGGAAGCCCAATCGCGCCGCAACATGCGCATTCTCGCTATCAGAAAGAGTCTGGTTAAACGGCAACGTCATGCGTTATTGTTCACCTTCTCTGAACTTTGA
- the umuC gene encoding translesion error-prone DNA polymerase V subunit UmuC, translating to MFALVDVNSFYASCETVFRPDLKGKPVVVVSNNDGCIISRSAEAKALGISMAVPYFRLRDELKRQKVQVFSSNYALYADMSRRVMTILEETAPKAEIYSIDEAFLDLTGVGNGTRLAVFGQAIRQRLLKETGLTVSIGIAPTKTLAKLANHAAKTWEKTGGVVDLSNIDRQRRLLSLIPVSEVWGVGRRLGKKLNLLGINTALHLAECSSWVLRKHFSVILERTSRELRGERCLELEEFSPTKQQIIYSRSFGSRVTEYSDMRQAICTYAERAAEKLREEKQFCCFISVFVRTNPHTQQAVFYGNQSSGRLMTPTNDTRDIIYVATEALDRIWVDGYRYMKAGVILSDFFSQGVAQLNLFDERPPRPDSTALMRVVDRLNRSGRGSVWFAGQGVQKSWAMKREMLSPCYTTRYSDLPIVK from the coding sequence ATGTTCGCACTCGTTGACGTCAACAGCTTTTACGCTTCCTGCGAGACCGTTTTTCGGCCAGACCTTAAGGGGAAACCTGTGGTTGTCGTTTCAAATAATGATGGATGTATTATTTCACGTTCAGCAGAAGCAAAGGCATTGGGCATCAGTATGGCAGTCCCCTATTTCCGGTTACGGGATGAACTGAAACGCCAAAAAGTACAGGTATTTAGCTCCAATTATGCGCTGTATGCCGATATGAGCCGCAGGGTAATGACGATTCTCGAAGAAACAGCGCCGAAAGCAGAAATCTACTCGATTGATGAAGCGTTCCTGGATCTGACAGGGGTTGGCAATGGCACACGCCTGGCCGTTTTCGGCCAGGCCATTCGCCAGCGCCTGCTTAAGGAGACCGGCCTGACCGTCAGTATTGGCATCGCTCCCACCAAAACATTAGCTAAATTGGCTAACCACGCAGCAAAAACCTGGGAAAAAACAGGCGGCGTCGTCGATTTATCGAATATCGATCGTCAGCGCAGACTGTTGTCCCTGATACCGGTCAGCGAGGTGTGGGGAGTCGGGCGGCGACTCGGTAAGAAACTCAATCTGCTGGGGATAAATACCGCCCTGCATCTGGCCGAATGTTCCAGCTGGGTGCTCCGTAAACACTTCAGTGTCATACTGGAAAGAACCTCACGCGAGCTACGGGGTGAACGGTGCCTTGAATTGGAAGAGTTTTCCCCGACTAAACAACAAATAATCTACAGCCGTTCCTTCGGGAGTCGGGTCACTGAGTATAGTGATATGCGCCAGGCGATCTGTACCTATGCCGAACGCGCCGCGGAAAAGTTACGCGAAGAGAAACAATTTTGTTGCTTTATCAGCGTGTTTGTTCGTACCAACCCGCATACGCAGCAGGCGGTTTTTTATGGTAACCAGTCTTCAGGCAGACTGATGACCCCCACCAACGATACCCGAGATATTATCTACGTGGCGACCGAAGCGCTGGACCGGATCTGGGTTGACGGGTATCGCTATATGAAGGCTGGCGTCATACTGAGCGACTTCTTCAGCCAGGGGGTGGCTCAGCTCAACTTATTTGACGAGCGCCCGCCACGGCCGGACAGTACAGCTCTGATGCGCGTCGTCGATAGGCTTAATCGTTCTGGCCGGGGTTCTGTGTGGTTTGCCGGGCAGGGAGTCCAAAAATCCTGGGCGATGAAGCGTGAAATGTTATCCCCCTGCTACACGACTCGCTATTCCGATCTGCCAATCGTCAAATAA